A region of Deinococcus ruber DNA encodes the following proteins:
- a CDS encoding excalibur calcium-binding domain-containing protein produces LGAKSTFQTAFYETARCESTNFTSCAEAHAAGYSNIHIGSPAYSPALDRDGDGIACESGSGSTAPPSTAQPTISANKPTVALQTNASIIGPKIMYTNTSVNLREKANPDSKMITTLGKGEVVIVDSCDSKWCKVRYGKAIGYTIQTALQVNSSPVNTSAAKPVQSSPTQAAATATTAVTPTGSSCPKFALYDSFVVVTVPAKFPNPQAEESRSSLKCGNYNIQYIGDDLALHKKIYVKANSWKDAWHIAVDKPSLLYMSLQVDTAVRLDIVDGVAGVKVDPVEIGVGNSGVIALSINGGPLMPVLFNGKVTPQKLGSGSNKFYQKANYPYGDYQLIEVNTISQTVTFTPTASFPSK; encoded by the coding sequence ATCTTGGGGCCAAAAGCACGTTCCAGACAGCCTTTTATGAAACTGCAAGATGTGAGTCAACGAACTTCACAAGCTGCGCGGAAGCTCACGCTGCTGGATATTCCAACATCCATATTGGCAGTCCAGCCTACAGTCCCGCGTTAGATCGTGACGGGGACGGTATTGCCTGTGAGTCAGGAAGCGGATCGACAGCCCCTCCCTCTACTGCTCAACCGACGATCTCCGCCAATAAACCAACGGTCGCGTTGCAAACAAATGCGAGCATCATCGGCCCCAAAATTATGTACACCAACACCAGTGTGAATCTTCGGGAAAAAGCAAACCCTGACTCAAAAATGATAACCACGCTTGGGAAAGGCGAGGTTGTTATTGTTGATTCCTGCGACTCGAAGTGGTGCAAAGTCCGATACGGCAAAGCAATTGGGTACACGATTCAGACTGCCCTGCAAGTAAACAGCTCGCCTGTGAATACTTCAGCTGCGAAGCCTGTGCAGTCTTCCCCTACTCAAGCAGCAGCTACCGCTACGACTGCAGTAACACCTACAGGGAGTTCTTGCCCTAAGTTTGCACTCTACGATTCATTTGTTGTTGTCACAGTTCCAGCCAAATTCCCGAATCCCCAAGCTGAGGAGTCACGATCATCTCTCAAATGTGGAAATTACAATATTCAATATATCGGAGACGATTTAGCACTTCATAAAAAGATATATGTAAAGGCGAATTCTTGGAAGGATGCGTGGCATATTGCCGTTGATAAACCTAGTCTTTTGTACATGTCTTTACAGGTCGATACAGCAGTTCGGCTTGATATTGTTGACGGTGTTGCTGGCGTCAAGGTTGATCCAGTAGAAATAGGGGTAGGGAATAGTGGAGTTATAGCTCTTTCTATTAACGGCGGGCCTCTCATGCCGGTGCTTTTTAATGGCAAGGTTACGCCGCAGAAACTTGGCAGCGGGAGCAATAAATTTTATCAGAAAGCTAATTACCCTTATGGCGATTATCAATTGATAGAAGTAAACACTATCAGCCAAACAGTTACGTTTACACCTACTGCATCCTTTCCCTCAAAGTGA
- a CDS encoding response regulator: MTKASPFRLLLIDDDPADVLFFREALEDISPEVEFHHVADGQQALNLLLQGVESARKSHPHLILVDINMPVLGGHAFLQQTKAHPTLRSIPVLMLSTSDQADDIQRAYQGQVNGYLVKPSQYSEYRQLVLTLLEYWRGTVRLPPVEYTTP, from the coding sequence ATGACGAAGGCCAGCCCGTTCAGACTGCTGCTCATCGACGACGATCCTGCCGACGTCCTGTTCTTCAGAGAGGCTCTCGAAGACATCTCACCTGAAGTCGAATTCCACCACGTCGCAGACGGCCAGCAGGCCCTCAATCTCCTCCTGCAGGGTGTCGAGTCTGCTAGAAAATCGCACCCGCACTTGATTCTGGTCGATATCAATATGCCCGTTCTCGGCGGCCATGCCTTTCTCCAACAGACCAAAGCGCATCCAACCTTGCGGTCAATTCCCGTCCTCATGCTCTCGACATCCGATCAGGCAGATGACATCCAGCGGGCCTATCAGGGTCAGGTCAATGGCTACCTTGTGAAACCTAGCCAGTATTCCGAATACCGGCAGCTTGTCCTTACGCTGTTGGAGTACTGGCGCGGCACGGTTCGGCTCCCACCGGTTGAGTACACCACGCCATGA